The segment cggtcctagtactgagccttgtggtactccatattgaacctgtgatcgatacgacatctcttcatttactactacagactgataacggtcagataagtacgatttgaaccatgccaaagcagttccactaatgccaatatagttttcaagtctttttaaaagaatgttgtgatcgatagtgtcaaaagcagcactgagatctaataacactaatagagaaatacagccacgatcggatgataagagtagatcgtttgtaactctaacgagagcagtctcagtactatggtatggtctaaatcctgactggaaatcctcacagattccatttctttctaaaaaggagcacagttgtgttgaaactgccttttctagtatctttgacagaaaaggtagattcgagattggcctgtaatttactaaatctctcggatctagttgaggttttttaataagaggtttaataatagcctgcttaaaggtttttggcacgtatcctagtgttagagatgaattaattatatcaagaagtggacctacgacctctggaagcatttctttcagtagtttagtcggaattgggtctaacatacatgtcgttgattttgatgatttgataagtttagatcattcttcctctcctatagcggcgaatgattctagttttacctcagggacactacagtgcactgtctgaagcgaaactgtagacggttgcatgtttataattttctctctaatattatcaatcctgcaagtaaagaagttcataaagtcattactgctgtgctctatggaaacgtcagcagttgaatctctgtttctagttaatttagccactgtgtcaaataaatacctaggattatgtttgttttctattaagagatttgaaaaataagtagatctagcatttcttatagccgttctgtactcaatcattttttctttccacgaaaggcgaaaaacttctagttttgttttcttccaactacgttcagcttttctcacagctcgttttagagcccgagtgtgctcatcataccacggcgttggattagtttccttaacactctgaggtctgaaaacgcgccggcgcgttttgcaggttttttttcacattgcagcaaaacagacttaaaatactccgtcattttttgtcatagagacataagtaatatatcaattgaaactatagaatatcttcttttatttatatacactcaaagtaaaaacaaaatgttgtgctttttgtaaaataaagaaaactaacatgatgcgtgatctctcctctccctctgaacgaagtccaatctgatagttctcagaaaatgaactgtaacttagtgaatactaatcacagaaaaattaaacttatgtctaaaaaaacgttaagatgtcaggttttaaatcatgtaagtcaaatcgaaaacaaaccttctgtgtttatgtaatctgtattaaaagagagccatgtcagaaatccgtgtttcagctcattatccgctaatgcggccacacccacggagccagcgctattcagacgcaaattcaggcaatacatgcattcattgtctcaatcgtgtatttattgtcttgaaaagtgtttatctggatgtaaaagtcatggttagcgatctctagaagacatgcagttagttcctgtttacttttcttctatagatgaattttagatgagtttttgtttcattagcaccctccggctgcagtatgtattggaaactccattcatggaatagcctcttcttcttttagatgaatttgtggactaaaaatgcacagagcgccctccgacttcaaggatgaattgaaaacaccagcgctcatagtaatgacagtgaatattaaataaaaataactcctctgtatagaaaattgacataagcacatgagaatccaatatttctccaaatgtgcatgcttttaaactaaaagcctatattcagactctttgcatcacagaaatacattatattttaaagtataatataaaaccattactttatattgtaataatatttttctgtatgtttcatatatcattaatgagcttgagacatcacagaaggtttttttcacagcctacctgactgaaatgcctcattaatatgcaagtcatttcagctcattactatccaattcttttgtcttctcaggtgagaatggcccattattcagtggttattcacgcctcctcgcatactgtgtttcttggcaaaaagtgtcttacaaaaactaaatcaatatattgttttatatgaaggagtaggcagcataatttttacataattttgaagcaaaaactctagtctacaacctccaataccctaaagtcttatgaacacagatttattatactttttttggccttatttcagtgacttaagttttttgtttttttcaataaccacgcataaatgttattccttcaaaaacacaaacatgtacatacatgttcctcacatattattgtagcctagtttgtgctgaatacagtgtaatgacacttttgtcatttatatgtttatgaacaactgaaaaaagcacaaatgtcagggcatgtcaaaacttctccaagccccaaatcagcctcagactccagagggttaatcttctttagacgtaaaggagcaactgcatctaatgtgctggaaaagagggagccaatagtttctgttgcagcatcgagttcttctaagttgtcaggtatactaaggcgatgaaactgctcggggagattatttataaagcaatctttagtggtagacgtgatggttctacaatatttatggctgggtggtggttttgtagccttggctaattgtattatacacaagactaaataatgatctgatatatcatcgctctgctgtagaatttcaacagcatcaatatcaattccatgcgacagtattagatctagggtatgattacgacaatgagtgggtcctgacacgtgttgtctaactccaatagagtttaaaatgtctgcaaatgccaatccaaatgcgtctttgttattatctacatggatattaaaatcaccaacaacaaggactttatccgcagctagtactaactctgatagaaaatcagcaaattctttgataaagtcagtatggtgccctggtggcctgtatacagtagccagcacaaatgtcaacttacataatgttacataaagcaccatcacttcaaaggaattatatttgaaattcttttgaatgattctgaatatattactataaattacagcaacacctccccctttgcctttctgtcgaggattgtgtcgataatcataaccttgaggactagattcatttaaagtaatgtaatcgtctggttttagccaggtttctgtcaaacacagcaagtctagtttattgtctgtgataatttcatttacaataagtgcttttgaagaaatagatctaatattcagtaacccaagctttatcatttgtttatctgatttatctgtgattttcattttttgaacatcaattaaatttttacccttaaaaggtttcggaaattttttgtatttactagttcgaggtacagacacagtctctatgtgataatatctaggtgtaagtgtttctatgtgctgtgaattatctgagttctgtgacgtgaggcggctagcagacggtcggtttagccagtttgtctgcgtcctgatctgggccctggtttgtcatgtttcagctctaagactatttgccaaatgtGTTCCAGCCCTTTGGATGTCCAGAAGTCCTTCATTCGGATCAGGGTCCAAACTTTGAGTCCCGGGTCATCAGAGAGCTGTGTCAGCTATACGGGTGCAAGAAGACCCACACAACACCGTACCACCCCCAAGGGAACGGAGGGTGTGAACGATTCAATCAGACCCTGTTGGGTCTGTTAGGGACGCTGGAGGTGGAACAACAGGGTAATTGGATGGCAAGTCTCCCGGCCGTAGTCCAGGCCTATAATAACAGCGTGCATAGCACTACTGGATATGCTCCGACGTACCTGATGTTCGGACGGCATGTACGGTTACCCATGGACTTACTGTTGGGATCCAGCCCCGCAGAGGAGGGGACTAGCCTAACGGAATGGGTGAGCAACCACCACCAGCGCCTCCATTTTGCTTATGAGCAGGTTTCCTCCCGAATTGAACGAGCTGCGTGGAAGAACAAAAGATTATACGATCGGACAGCTCGTGAGGCTCCCCTGCTGCCGGGAGAAAGGGTCCTGGTTAAAGACAGTCGGCGCCAGGGAAAGGGAAAGTTAAGTGACCGTTGGGAGCCCCGACCTTACATGGTCCAACGACAACCCCGACCTGACCAGCCCGTGTACGTCCTTTGTCCTGAAGGGGGAACCGGCCCAGAACGGGTATTGCATCGGAACCTGATCCGCCCTTGCCCCAACTACCCAAGGCCTGTAGACACCATCATCCCCACCGAAGAAAGAGCCCACCGAACCCCGATGATAGGTTGGACGGTGGTCCCAAGGGGACCGGCCATTGAACCTGAGCAAGCCAATTTCCCCTCGCCCCCAAGACGATCCCAGCAGGATAACCGAGGCCAGCCTCCGGCACGGTACGGAGACTGGGTAGAGCCATCACGTTCTAGGGACTAGAACGGTTGGGTGGGGGGGTATGTCACGAGGTGACAAAAATTCCAACTGTCAAGGCGGAACTAATGTTCGCCACGATTGCCTCCCGCCGGACCAATAACAACGGAACACCGGGCTAGTTCCGGTTTAGCGAAAAATCCCCGCGAATGGGGTGATTAGCGGAAATCACCGGCAGTGGTGCACATTGGGACACGTTGCCCTTAGGGTAGGATAAAAGGAGAGAGGATGCACTAAAGAGGGGGCCGTTTTTGGGGACTGTGAATCTCGGAGGAAGAGTGAGCGGTGGAGAAGAGGAAGTGGGGCTGGCAAACAGGCACGGCATTGTGAGTTTGGGAGAAAGAGCACGTCGACTCAACCGGAAGGAGGAAATCGCTGGACAGTAAGATCGTTTGTGAGAGACTGTGAGTAGTTCAATCGATCTCCATCCTCTCTCTTGTTTATGGGACTCCCTGACGTGAATGCCAGGTCAGAAATGGGCGACGGCCATCTATATATGTATTTCCCACTGAGTGTTGAATTGCAGTGATGAAGTGATGTGATGCACTGTTTTGATGTGTGAAGTGTGAACTTAAACTCGCCGGGTGTCCACTACTTGAGTTTTCTGTCACGTTCTAAGACGTAAGAAGAGGCTAACACTGTTGTAATCCACAGATATTTGAGTGTACTATATGACAGCCCATTGTAAAGAGGAAGTCATACCTGAATATTCACCTGATtgctttgcagtgaagctcctctagctgtaagttctctgtctgtcattgctgaagaagaggattacgtatctgtgtattcacctgcctgctttgcagtgaacttctcccattgtaagctctgtgtctgccagtccttcaagaggaagtcatacctgaatactcacctgattgctttgcagtgaagctcctccagctgtaagttctctgtctgtcattgCTGAAGAAGAGGATTACGTATCTGTGTATTCACCTGTctgctttgcagtgaacttCTCCTATTGTAAGCTCTGTGGCTGCCAGTCCTTCAAGAGGAAGTTatacctgaatactcacctgactgctttgcagtgaagctcctccagctGTAAGTTCTCTGTCTGTCAATGTTGGAGAAGAGGATTACGTATCTGTGTATTCACCTGTctgctttgcagtgaacttCTCCTATTGTAAGCTCTGTGTTTGTCACTCCTTCAAGAGGAAGCCatacctgaatactcacctgactgctttgcagtgaagctcttccagctgtaagttctctgtctgtcattgCTGAAGAAGAGGATTACGTATCTGTGTATTCACCTGTctgctttgcagtgaacttCCCTTATTGTAAGCTCTGTGGCTGCCAGCCCTTCAAGAGGATTTCATATTGGAATACTTCCCGGACTGCTTGGTAGTGGAGTTCCTCAGCCGTCAGTTTTCTGGCTGTCATCTGCAGAAGAAGAGGAGTACGTATCCAAAACACGTACCTTAACTGTTCCATCACAGACCCTCCGGTCGTAAGTCCCGACCCGTCCTCCCCCTGGGAAGAAGGGAGTACGTCACCCGAAATACGTACCTGAACGGTCCTACAGCAGTCTCCTCCCAGTGTGAGCCCCGACCCATCTCTCCCATTGGAAGACAGCGAAGCCACTCACCAGAGCACCCCCCTATATCGCACTCTGTGGGTCTCCGGCGGGTCCGCAGGACGGAACGACCCTGCCCAGAAGACTCACCATTTTTAGATTCCCTTTTTATGCTCAATAAAATACGGTGTTACTTGAAGCCTTGTCTGTCGTCCTTGCCTGGCCTCTGTCCGACTCCCCAAGGGTGGTACGGGTTTTAGGGGTGGGTGCAGCCTGAGTGGCCTGCCCCGTGACAAATGCACTGAAAATAACTATCATCTTTTCTTCTCTGTAATAAACGTTCTGTGTTGTTTTGTCAGTCAAAATTAAAACTGTTGGATGATATTCTTCATTCTCTTTTACAAACAATTAAAGATAATGTGAATTACAGTATTTACactgttttcttcatttttaattacagtgttcagtgtttattataagcgGGTTGAATCCACAGCTCAGTTCTCACTTCATCATGAGACTTTCAAATAAGATACTCTTTTACTCAACTAGGTTTTTTTTCTCTACTCACActacatttttgtaaaataatgttaattttactctcagtattttttttaatactctTTCCATCTGATGACAGGTTTAAACACTCATTCTGTTCACCTGTAGGTGTCGTTATTATCAAAATTATGCTCCTTTTTAAATCATCATGATGTTCACAAATGTTACTTCAtgttaaatctttaaaataatccTGAAGATATTGAGAAGATTCAATATATCATCAGCGGTTTCTGATGTTTCCACTGCTGTTCCTGTTCACATCAAACCATAAAGCAGTGTAAGAATAaagaataacttttttttattttaattttttattgtttttcttaaagTGAGCACAGGACTCGTCTTTGTCAATCAGACGAAGAACTGGAGAGACGCTCAGAGTTACTGCAGACAGAATCACATTGATCTGGTCAGTGTGAGGAACCAGAATGAGAATCAACAGCTTCAGCAGTTCATCAATGATAATCACATATCTGATGATGTCTGGATCGGTCTGTTCAGAGACTCATGGCAGTGGTCAGATCAGAGTGACTCCTCATTCAGATACTGGAAGTCTGGTGAACCTAGTAATGGACATAATGAAAACTGTGCAGTGATCAGAGTGCAAGCTCCAAAAGATTGGAATGACGTCCTTTGCAGTGATTCAAATCCTTTTGTGTGTCATGAAGGTGAGCAGatcctcacaaacacacacaatccatccatcacctccagatatcttaaagggttagttcaccccaaaatataatttctgtcattaattactcaccctcatgtcgctccaaacccgtaagactttcattcatcttcaaaacacaaatgaggatatttttgatgacagatgtcagatttccttccattgacACTTCCAAAACTCCATAATGAGatcggaaaactaatccatataaatTAAGTGGTTCGTCCAAATATTCTAAAGAGAAGAGAatcaatcactttatatgacgaacagatttaatttagtcttttactcgcatgtaaacattgatcagcgaacataagcagaagctcaacctaacatgctcaaacatgctgcgtaatgaggttcattctcgtttgAGTTTCCAGAAGAGGATTGTTCTTTGTGTGTTATACATgttaggttgagcttctgcttatgttcgctgatcaatgtttacatgtgattaaaagactaaaattttggagtgaactaaccctttaaagttcaATGTCTGACATGACAAATTCCTCCACAGTGTTTGTTCTGCATGTTGTTTTTGATCAGTCTCTCTCTAGTTTCTGCTTGTGGTTTGTTTTGTGTCCAGAAAAACTGATTCTGATCAAAGAGAATCGGACATGGTCTGAAGCTCTGAGATACTGCAGACAGAATCATGTGGATCTGGTCTCGGTTCATTCAGAAGAGATTCAGCGTCGTGTGATGAATGTGGTTAAACGGGCGTCTACTGGGGCGGTGTGGTTGGGTTTACGTCACTCCTGCACTGTGGGCCTCTGGTTCTGGGTGAGCGGACAGACCGAGTGCTATCAGAACTGGGCTCCAGGGAACGGCACAGGAGAGGACTGTGAGCGTACAGTGAGATCTGGAGCAGTTCAGTCTGGAGGAGATCAGCGCTGGATCAGCCGTCCTGAGACTGACAGACTCAACTTCATCTGCAGCAGAAATTAAGAGTGAAGGATTCGTTTGTGCTGttctttcactttcattttgcCTTTTTctatcttttttaaaaaattggcAATCactttttgttctgttttaatCAGATAATGTGCTTATATCAgtacaatgaaattaattttagagTATAAAATACCAGTGTgcactatatatgttttaaagaccccatgaaatcaaaatgagtTTTCATCTGTGGCTTTTAGAAACATTTGGAAATTGCAGTCATTCTCTTCTGGAAAAATGGCTCAATATTTTAACACAGACTGTTCAATCAAACACACTTACAGTCAACTAGACATTAGAAGATCATGATTCAAGGATTTGGCATAAATCATATTgactatttaaaagaaaatcaaagTAAAGCACAATCACATCAGTTGATTTCATGGGATCTTGGGATTCTGGTGGTGTGGATACTTTCTTCTACTCCTGTTTCTAGTCATATCTTTATAAATTACTTGTGATTTGTGAACATCAATATGACTTAGTGAAATGAAATATGGTTTATTCTTAAAGAAAAACTCAAAGATGAGTATAAAGTTTCTTGCAACCTGTAATTCAACAACACCAGCTCAAATAAACTTATTTACAAACAGCATTCTTGTGTTGTGAcgtttataaacacaaatatatatacaattttaataataGAAAATGTTGAATGACATATAGATTCTTTCAACTTATTTATTATCAACTCTagacagtaaaatccccagagttaaatcagctcAGAGTTCATATGGCCACATGACAGATTTGAAGAGCAACAGGCAACTTTAGCagatcaaatatatatatatttttttcttaatgttCAGATTTATGGTGTTTGGTCTTCAATGATTGGCCATTAATAAACATTCCCCAATATTGCCTTATTATGTAACCCTCTCCAGCCGGGTTCACTCATATAATGTCCTGACAGGAGCCCTGCTGTCCCAGATGTAGTTACAAAGCTAGTTACACATAAACAATTTATGTAGCGCTGTGCCTCCAATTAATAAACcttcaataaaataaacaatgtattaaatagacaataactaaacaaaaataacaataaaacaaaagaaagaaatatatgAGTATATCAATTTATACAATGGGAGAAACAAAAATTGTTAAGGGAAAATCACAGTGCACTACACACAGTATGATATAGTTCAATAGTTCAACACTGTACGAGACCCCAAAAATACAATGACTATAACTGAACTAAGAGAATGTCAGTTTCCTCAAATACAATGAATCACACTTATAGAAGAAATCAATTATGACTCGCTGGAAACAGAGATGACTCTTAACACATTCGTATGAAACAGTGACTTGTTTGTAATCAAATAACTCTTCAATTGACTCGTTTATATTTAAATgactcattaaaaaaatctatggggtattttgagctgaaacttcacagacacattcaggggacaccttagacttatattacatcttgtaaaaaaacgttcgatgaaaaaaaaaaaaaaaaatccacccaAGCGACATCCTATATGGAGTAGCTatctatttgtttttgttttatgctAACATGAATCATTAGGACAATGAGATGTTCAAATCATCCAATATAATGTCATATTGGTCTCTAGTTGGGCTGTTGTCCTGTCAGGCGGCTTGAGTAACATGTACTCTCAGCCTTCATATTATTTCGTTTTGTTGGGTTTATCCCAATATGTTGCTAGTAGGTCTTTTGTTTTCTTAAGTTCATCCATGATGTTTTGTAAGTGAAGAATTACTTTCCTCACATCAAGAATTAATTTCCCAGCTTTTGACTTGATCTGATTTTCACTTATTTGTTGATGTATGGGTGTATTTACAAGCTTTTTCATGTCACTGAATGCCCTCTTATCTTCAGTAACTGTGAAAAAGTAAGGCACCATGTCAATTCCGGCAAAGACTCCTGAAAGTGTTGCAGTCAAATGTGCAGTTTTAGACATCTGCTCAGCCACGTCAGCAATGTCATCTATGTTCATGACACATGCAAATTCAACAAAAGTGACAAATGGTTTACTGAAGAAACTGGGAACATGCAGTGGTTTATTAAGCTCTCTCAACATTTCCATAGTATACTGATCAATGTTTTTCAGTACGTCAGTTATAGGGGCGATTCTGTCCTGAAATTCCTTCAGTTCGGCTTCAGTGGCTTCTCTTAATTTCTTCTGCTGGCGCATTTTCTTGAAGTTGTTGACTCCACAACAAATGccatcatatgcagtaaaatagGCTCCTAATCCAATGAAAGTAGTAGAATACACCAGACTAAATGGAGCTAAAGCTAATCCCATAATCATAGTGATTCCTCCAGCTAATGCAGACACAAATGCATTCAAAGCGCTATCAGTAGCATCTTTGAAAcctttttcaaatgttttgatGATACGACACAGATTCTCTATGCACCGTTGAAGTTTAAGACAGTCTTTCTCGTGGAATTGAATGAAAAGTTTAATCAAATCAggtctagaaaaaaaaaaatgaataagaaGAATAAATCAAACATTTGTATTAGATGAAACTACTTTCCTTCTACAATTTTGATACTTTGTAATAGATTCTGCTATGATTCCCCTGCATAagatcaataattatttttcatttccaaaGTTAAACAATTTACCTTCTTTTTCTTACCATGTTTTCCTATTAAAGTTTACTTTAAATACTCTGTGCTCCCACAAGCTTAACTGTTTACATACTTTATTTTATGCATCATTTCCAACCCATATTTGGATTAGCTCTTCAGCATCAATACTGAGATATGTGCACTAAACTCACATTTGAGCTCAGATTAAAACAGTGTTACTGTAACCACAATCTATGATCATGACatttgtctttattttattcattttgcatATCTGGGGGAAAAGACTAAAAACTTCTCTTACCTTGGAGAGCTTCTTTGCATGAAGTTCTTGTGTTATAGTTATATGTTCTCTTATCGCTTATTTATCAAACTGTCATTGCAGGGGTGGAGAAAGTGAAGAACATACTTGAATAGTCACATATTTTGGAATGAAAAGTTGCACTTTCAgttgtaatttaattttgtacACCAAAGCAATTGATTTGAGTAACTGAGTATGAGTGCaataagtaaaaaatatttaaatatatgcatACGTTATATAAAATTGACTGTGACAGTGACAAAGCAAACATAAAGAGTGAGAAATAAATGATCACTTTCTGTTTGAAATGGGCCTTTAAAAGACAAAGGTCACATATGGAGCACTTTTGGCTCAGTTTGAGCCAAtcacaacatgtttttgttaaagtgttgaaaataaagacaatatacatttttgtatttagtggattgtgtttatagttcaCGTAATAAACTAGATTTATGTACCTGTGGATTCTCTGCAAGGACAAGCTTGAGGAGAACAGACTTCATAGAGTTTAACAACTGaaaatcaccaaaacaaattgtgcaattaaaaacaaacaatcaaataGCTTATAATCTTAAGGCTTTACATCTGCCCAGATACAAATGACCTTTCTGTGAacgttaaaacaacaacaacaacaacaacaacaagttACTGGTAAAACAGGAATGGGAACTGTATGAGAAGTCAATCTCCAGAGTATTTATGTGCAGCACGGCATACAATCCATTACATTACATGCACAAACCTCAGAGACAGTGAAACAACAGATGATAAATGTCTTTACGTAtataaccatggttccctgagagggAACGAGACTGCATCGAAGACGCTGTAGGAATGCCTCTGCGTGATTGCGTTGTTAAACACATTTGAAATCAGTCAATGGTGTGATGGAACGTCATGACCAGAAAACTATACTTGAACCAAACAGTGTTAGCTTCTGATAGGTCGAAGCAAGTTGGCACAGGCATGCTGGGAGTGTGGCAAAACGATGCAGCGTCTTGTTccctctcagggaaccatggttacatatgtaacccatgacgttccctttcaagggaactcacGCTTTGTCCAAAGCACTGTTGGATTGCAATACCCACGTCGCTGTAATACCAAGTGCCTGTCTGTGTGAAATCGTCAGTGTACACTAAAACAAGAAGGGTCGACCATCTCCAAAGCTTTAGAAGCGGCCACACTCCGAGTTGAGTGGGCCCGGAACATAAGAGGTGAAGGCTGGCCGGCCGGCTGTCTCGTAAGGAAGTGATATAGCCTCGACTATCCACTTGCTCATGGTCAGCTTAGATGCAGGGTACCCTTTCTTAGGTGACCCGAAACAAACAAAGATTTTATCTGATTTACACCACAGGGCAGCAGGGCCCGGTGGCTAGAGCAACTGCCCCTTTGCCCTCATTGCCTGAGGTGCCCCTCTCACCCCCCCTCCTCTCCCTTCAATAGGATTCCCATAACAGCATTCTGTTATCGCTCCACTAAAGAACTAACTAATTCCACTTATCCGCTCCATGTTTTCCCGCTCGCTCCTAGAATCACTCCCAGTTGGTGTCCATGAGGCAAGTGTGTGGAGATGACAGTTAGATGCTTTATAATGCACATTACAGACAGTGGTTGGGCCGTGAAATTAGTAATTTGGTATTTGTTTATGTATTTCTGTTTTGCTCCTGGTCCTCTAATAGTGTTAACAACTTAGATAAATAACACTACATGTATGATCAAATTTTTTGATGTTGGCACACAAAAAAGCAATGTCTTCACAAAAAAGAAGACCAAGACATAGTAAAAGGAGGCTGCTAAAGGCCGTTCATCATTGCAAACATCGATTAAAAAAACTCCAGCACGCCAACAGCCCTTGCGAAAAATATCCATGTCTTTactacgaaaaaaaaaaaaaagattgtattGTACAATAGTTATTGTAGTTATTCTATGGTAACCACAAATTTGTTAGTTAGTTAGATACTTTATTTATCCCAGTGGGAAATAGAAAAGGACACTCGCCACCACAGTCTGATAGAACATCTGCAGCAGCTTTTTACAGATGTTGAAGGATGCCAGCCTTCTGAGGAAGTACAAG is part of the Chanodichthys erythropterus isolate Z2021 chromosome 11, ASM2448905v1, whole genome shotgun sequence genome and harbors:
- the LOC137030630 gene encoding macrophage mannose receptor 1-like, whose protein sequence is MEQTLYFILLLIALCSVSECVQRQYYFINVTKNWTEAQRYCRENYTDLATVDNMNDMNEVKRVIGNSYGWIGLQKTSVDKWQWSSGDPALYLNWANGKPNNGEERCAVMKNGQWHNVSCSNSQTFICNNMSTGLVFVNQTKNWRDAQSYCRQNHIDLVSVRNQNENQQLQQFINDNHISDDVWIGLFRDSWQWSDQSDSSFRYWKSGEPSNGHNENCAVIRVQAPKDWNDVLCSDSNPFVCHEEKLILIKENRTWSEALRYCRQNHVDLVSVHSEEIQRRVMNVVKRASTGAVWLGLRHSCTVGLWFWVSGQTECYQNWAPGNGTGEDCERTVRSGAVQSGGDQRWISRPETDRLNFICSRN